Proteins found in one Elgaria multicarinata webbii isolate HBS135686 ecotype San Diego chromosome 12, rElgMul1.1.pri, whole genome shotgun sequence genomic segment:
- the LOC134407639 gene encoding transmembrane protein 45B-like → MGTFHGHMLPGGIFLLLGFVWAVKYSLKFFSQNSKPALQRKSCFNRLEFVEWGVIVIASFIGIITEQFNSGTYFQVYNEEDHKWVNLSAWQHTTVFLFFLIAGMMGLLQQCKLQIPLGLDYLLLSVAFFTEGMLFYFHTDRHSLMDQHIHAMILVPTFGCAFCLLLEVHFRNHLILELLRTSMLLTQGTWLWQISFVLYPHWGASNWDENDHESITFINMALCWHFAAVVLILSIIYGIVYCVFKRQERKFRETAIEIQQFNQDKKSYTALLNGSDEE, encoded by the exons ATGGGAACTTTCCATGGTCATATGTTGCCAGGAGGTATATTCCTGCTCCTTGGATTTGTCTGGGCTGTAAAATACTCACTGAAGTTCTTCAGCCAGAACTCAAAACCTGCTCTGCAGAGAAAAAGCTGCTTCAACCGGTTGGAGTTTGTAGAATGGGGAGTCATAGTAATCGCCTCTTTCATAG GCATTATAACGGAGCAGTTTAATAGTGGCACCTATTTCCAAGTGTACAATGAGGAGGACCACAAGTGGGTGAATCTTAGTGCCTGGCAACATACAACAGTGTTCTTGTTCTTCTTGATTGCTGGAATGATGGGTTTACTCCAGCAGTGCAAATTGCAGATCCCTTTGGGGCTTGATTACCTCCTGTTGTCTGTGGCATTTTTCACTGAAG ggatgctcttCTATTTCCACACAGACCGACATTCTCTTATGGATCAACACATCCACGCCATGATTTTAGTGCCTACCTTTGGCTgtgccttttgccttttgctgGAAGTGCATTTCAGAAACCACCTCATCCTGGAACTGTTGAGGACTTCCATGCTGCTTACGCAAGGAACATGGTTGTGGCAG ATTTCATTTGTGCTATACCCACACTGGGGAGCATCCAACTGGGATGAAAATGATCATGAAAGTATCACGTTCATCAACATGGCACTCTGCTGGCACTTTGCAGCTGTTGTTCTCATCCTCTCCATCATCTATGGCATTGTTTATTG TGTTTTTAAGCGACAGGAGAGAAAATTTCGAGAAACAGCAATTGAAATTCAACAGTTCAACCAAGACAAGAAAAGCTACACTGCTCTTCTTAATGGATCTGATGAAGAATAA